The Streptomyces sp. DG1A-41 genomic sequence CACACGCACCTCCCACCCACGCATTCTCGCCGCGACCTCCGTCAGTCCCCCGGTCGCTCCGGCCGGGCTGCTCCCCGTCCTGTACGGCGCCGCGGAACGCAACGACACCGCCGCGGTCCGCCACGCTCTCGCGGACCTCTTCCCGGGGTTCCCCGCTTCCCCGCCGGCCCACCAGCGGCACGCCGGCCTGGCCGACCCCTACCCGGACGACTTCTGATGTCCCCGCCCTCCCAGTGGCCGCACTGGGCACCGAGGCAGAAGGCCCGGCCACGCCACCGGCTGGCGAAGCGCCTGCTGGTCTGTCTGGTGGTCGTGGTTCTCGCCGTGGTCGGGCTGGGCGCCGGCGGCCTGTGGTGGGCCACCGACCACTATGGGGACCGGGTCACCCGGATACCCGACGCCTTCCCCGACGGTCCGCGGCCCAAGAGCGGCGAGGGAACGACCTTCCTGTTGGCCGGTGTCGACATCCGCTCCGAGAAACCGACCACCGGGAACGAGGCGAAAGACACGCGGTGGACGTACGGCGCCCAGCGCAGCGACACACTGATGCTGGTGCACCTCGGTCCCGGCGAACGCACGGCGTACACCGTGTCGATACCGCGGGACAGCTGGGTGCCCGTCCCCGGGCACGGATCCGCGAAGATCAACGCCGCGTTCTCCTGGGGCGGCCCGCCTCTCCTCGTCCAGACGGTCGAACGGCTCACCGGAGCGAGGGTCGACCACTTCGCCGTCATCGACTGGCACGGTTTCCGGTCCCTCACCGACGCGGTCGGTGGTGTGCCGATCACCGTGCGGGAGAACTCCTACGACTCGGAGCAGGGGCGGCACTTCAAGGCGGGCACCTTCACCATGAACGGCGAGGACGCGCTCTCCTACGTCCGCCAGCGCCACGGACTGCCCGGCGGCGAGCTGGACCGGATCAAGCGGCAGCAGCAGTTCCTGCGCAGCCTCGTCGGTGAGATCCGCGGCGACGTCAGCGTCACCAGCCCACTGAAGACGAACCGGATACTCGAGGCACTCACCGACACGGTCAGCGTGGACGACCGGCTGTCCAACGGCGACCTGCGCGGCCTCGTGCTCGGCCTGCGTCACCTGGATTCCGAGGACACCCGCTTCACCACCGCGCCCATCGTCCGGTCGGACATGATCGACGGCCAGTACGTCCTGATCCTCGACCAGCGCGGACTGCGCACCCTTTGCAGGCAGGTGGCGGCAGGCCATCCGCCCGGCACCGGAGAGTGAGGCCGGCCCGTGCGTCTCGGCGAGCACGTGCTGCGACTCACCGGCCGGATCGCCGCGCCGGACGGAGCAGGGCGCGGCCGACCGGACGACAGGGACGGCACCACGTCCGCCCCGCTGGCGCGGCGTCTCTTCTCTGGCATGGGCTTCAGCGCGCTGGCGCAGGCGGCTCCGCTGCTCACCAACCTGGCGCTGACGCCGTACCTGATCGGCCGACTGGGGCTCGACCGCTTCGGTGTGTGGTCACTGATCCTGGTCTTCCTGGCCACGCTAGCCGTGCTGGACGGCGGCGTCGGCGCCTCGCTGGCGCGCTTCCACGCCTACCACGCAGCCCGCGGCGACCGGGACGGTACCGGCCGGCTGGTCGTGGGGTCACTGACTGTCTTCGTCGGTCTGGGCGCGCTCGTCACCGGGCTCGGCGCGCTGCTGGGCCCAGTCGTCGTCTCCGCGCTCGACGTACCGCCTCAACTGTCTGGAGAAGCCGAGCACCTGCTGCTGGCCCTCGGCCCGCTGCTCACCCTGGCCCTGACCGCCAACTCCGCCATCGCGCTGTTGCAGGCGAACGCCCGCTTCGCCGGTCTCGCAGCCGTCAGCGGCGGATCGTGTCTGGTCTACGCCGTGGCCGTGGTGACGCTGATCGGCAGCGGCCCCGACCTCCCGCTGCTCGCCCTGCTCACCGCGGGGCGGTACCTGCTCACCACGGTCGGCGGCCTCTGGCTCGGGGCACGGCACATCCGTATCCGGCGCCCCCTGATGCCACGGTCGGCCGAGCGCCGTGAGTTCGTCGGCTACGCGTCCCGCATGCAGTTGTCGGGCTTCACCGTCTTCCTCAACGGAGAGGTCGACGCCGTGGTCATCGCCGCGCTGCTGCCGGTGCGCTATGTGGGCATCTTCGCCGTCGGCTACCAGGCGGCGACCGCGCTGCGCAGCCTGCCGCTGTACGCCTTCCCGCCGATCCTGACCAGGATGACCCACGTCTACGCCACCCACCAACTCCCCGGCGCGGTAAGGGAGTTCCACGCGTTGCAGTTCCGCTGGCTGCCGGCCGTGCTGACCTACGGTGCGGTGACGACCGCGGCGGTGGGCCTGGCGGTCGAGGTGTGGGTGGGTCCCGAGCTGGCGCTCAGCGGGGCGGTGGCCGCCGTCCTGCTGGCCGGATACGCCGTGCAGGTGGCCTGCACCGGGATGCGTACCTGCTTCGTCCGGGCCATCGGTCGCCCTGGTCTCGAGACGCGCTACTCCTGGTTCTCCACAGCGGTGAATCTCGCGCTCACGGTGCCGCTGACCATCGCGTTCGGAGTCGTCGGTGTCGTCCTGGCCACCTCGGTCGGGATCATGGCGGGCTCCCTGTACTTCGTCGTCCTGTGCCGGCGACTGGCCGACCTGCGCGAACAGCACTTGCCGAAGCGGTGGCTGCCGGCGACCGCGCTGGCGGTGATCACCGCCGTCCTCGGCGACCTGCTGGTGCTGCAACTGGGGTGGCACGGCGCGCTGCCGCTGCTGCTGGCCGGCCTCCCGGTGCCCGCCGGCCTCGCCCTCGCATGGCTGCTCATCGGCCGCGAACTCATCCATGGGCCCCGCGTCCGGGCGGAGACCACGCCCGCGTAAGGAAGGACACATCATGACCGGAACGATTTCACCATGGCGGGGCGACGGGCGGCCTCGGCGCGTGCTGATCCTGGCCCAGCTCGACGGGTACGCCAACAGCGTCAAGCCCCTGGCCATCGAGCGGTTCCTGCGGGAGCACGGTCACGACGTGCACCTGGTGGACACCCAGAGCCTGGCGCGGGCCTCCTCCGGCCGCGGCTCGCTCGGACGGATGCTCCCCGGGTCCGCGCGCCCCGGCAAGCTCGCGCTGTACGCGAACGACGTCGCGTCCAGGATGCTCACCCGGAGGTGGGGTTTCGGACGGCGCCATCTCTCGTACCACGTGCTGATGACGGACCACCGGCTGCGCCGACGCATCCTCAGCAGCGAACTGGCGCTGGACGACTTCGACCTGGTCATCTGCGAAACACCCTACGACGCGGGCGTACTGACGGCCCGCACATCCGCCGCCACCCTCTACGACTGCCCCAATCCGTGGGCCGACGAGGTCCTCGACGAAGGCCGGCTCAGCCCGGGGCAGCACAGGAAGTTCCGAGACTGGGAGAAGGACTTCTTCGAGAAGATGGAGTATCTGTCGTTCTCCTGGGAGACCTACGGCCGGTACGCGCAGGCGAAGTACGGCATCAGCGGTGCCAACTTCCTCCAGCTCAACTGGGGTTGTTCACCGTCCGCCGAGCGCGTGCGGTTCGCCCGTCCACCCCGCGTCGCCTACCTCGGTTCGCTGAGCGGGCAGTTCATCAACCTTCCGCTGCTGTCCCGGCTGCAGCCGGCTCTATCCGTACATCGACGTGTACGGAGGACCACCGCCGGATCCGTCCCTGGGCCTCAACTACCGCGGCTACGCCTCTGCCGAGGTTCTGCGCGACTACCAGTTCGGGCTGATCACCTGCACCCGGGACGCGATCCGCGAAGAAGGCTTCTCGGCCAAGCACCTGCACTACCTCGCGTACGGGCTGCCCGTCCTCGTCCCGGCCTGGCGGCGTCACCTCGACCTGCTGCGCGGATCGGTGCCCTATACCGAGGAGGACTTCGCCACTCGCATCGGCGACCTGAGCGACGAGGCGCGGTGGCAGTCGGTCAGCGACGAGGCATACGAACAGGCCCGGCGGCTGGACTGGAACCGGACGCTGGAGCCGCTGCGGCGGCTGCTGGACGAACTGCGTCCGCACCCCGCCCCGGAGAGCCCGTCCCACCAGCGCTACGCGCCCTCCGGCGGGGCAGGTCGTGTGCCATGAGCCTCCTCGTCGATGTCGTGATCGTCAACTGGAATGCCGGAGAACACCTCCACAGCTGCCTGCGCTCCATCGCCCGGGCCGACCAGTCGGTGCTGCGGGTCGGCGAGGTGGTGGTCGTCGACAACGCCTCGAGCGACGGCTCCGCCCGCGACCTTCCGTCGACCGGACTGCGGCTTCGGGTGGTGCGCAACCCCGACAACCGCGGCTTCGCGGCGGCCTGCAACCAGGGCGCCGCGCTCTGCCGCTCCGACTTCCTGCTCTTCCTGAACCCGGACACAGAGCTGTACCCGGACACCCTGAGGATCATCGGCGAGTTCCTCCGGACACCCGGTGCACAGCGCTTCGGGGTCTTCGGCGCACGCATGGTGGACGCGCACGGGCGCCCGCTGATCTCCTGCTCACGGTTCCCCAGTCCCCGTCTCTGCGTCGGTGGGATGACGGGCCTCGACCGGCTGGCGCCCGTCCTCTTCCCTCCCCGTCACCTGCGGCCTGAGGAAGTGGCCCGGTCCCGCCAGGTCGATCAGGTCATCGGCGCGTTCTTCCTGGTGCGCCGCCATCTGTTCACCGAACTGAACGGCTTCGACGAGGGCTACTTCCTGTACATGGAGGAAGTCGACTTCGCCCTGCGGGCGCGAAGGCTCGGCCGGCCCTCGTACCACATCGCGCAGGCACGGGTCTTTCACGCCGAGGCGATCAGCTCAGCCCAACTGGGGCCGTGGCGGCACTATTTGATGTTGTGCAGCCGCACCCGTTACATGCTCCGGCACTGGCCCAAGCGCCAGGCGTGGCTGCTGATCGGCCTGTCGCTGTCCGTGGAACCGGCCGCACGGCTGCTGGGCGCGGCACTGCGCGGGCAGCCCGTGGACGTGCGGGGCACGCTTGCCGTCCAGCGGGCGTTCCTGCGCTGGCTGCGGCAGGGGCGACGGCCGCTTCCGGCGTCGCTCCTTCCGGCACCGCACGTCGCCGAACCGCGAACGGCCCGCACGGCGTAGCGAGAGACCAGAAGCGGTACGGCTCAGACGTCGCTCATCGTGCCTGACCTCGCGGGCTTCGCGGGGCGCCGCCCGGTGGTGCCGACACCGGCCCGTGCCCGCGTCTGAACCGGCACGAGGGTGGCCACCACGAGTGCGAAGGTCAGCGAATTACTGAGGCCGAAGGACCAGGGGCGCTCCAGCACGGAGGCGATGAGCACGGGCAGCAGGACGCAGGCCGCGACCGGAAAGCCCCGGGTGCCGCCCCTGAACAGCAGGTACGCCAGCAGAACCGCGAACAGGAGCAGTCCGACGATTCCGCCCGCGTAGAGAACGTCGATCCACTGGTTGTGCAGCGAGGGCGAGCTCGCCGCGGGGATCTCGCCGCCCGGGTACTTGCCGGACCAGGCGCCGCCGCCGTAACCGAGGAGCGGAGAGCGGGTCCACTCCTCCCGGGCCAGGTCCCAGATGGCGGCACGCAGTCCGAGGTCGCCGAAGTGCCCGGGGCGCAGGGGCACGGCGAAGCCGACGGCGATCGCCCCGGTGAGGACCGCCCCGGCCAGCAGACGGCGGCCCGGGCCGACCTCCGCGGCCGGTGCCACGGCCGGGGGGGTCGGTCCGGGTTCCGCGGTCGGTGCCACGCCCGGCTGGTCGGCAAGCCTCGGCCGGAGCAGCACCAGCAGGGCCACCGCGGCGATCGCCGTCACGCTCGCCAGGAAACTGCCGGTGGCGACGGCCACGAAGGCGAGGTAGCCCGCCAGCAGGACGCGGACCCGGCCGCGCAGGGCCAGCCAGACGAAGGGGATGCTCGCCACCACCAGCAGGCTGAAGATGTTCTCGTTGCTGAAAACACCCGCGTAGAGGATCCCCAGGTCGCCGCACGGGTTGTCGCTGCGGCAGGGACGGACGACGGTGGACGGCTCGATGAGCGACTCGATGCCGCCCAGCACGGTGTACACCATGGCGACGGCGGCACCGCCGAGCAACGCCGAGCGTCCGGGGCGTGCGACCGACGCCGCGAGCAGGGCCGCCAGCAGGGTGAGCTCTCTCGGCGTCCACAGCGGCTGCCCGTGCAGGCCGGAGGAGGCGGACATGGTCAGGACGATCATTGCCGCGATGAGGGGTGCCGCATTGATACGGGCGCGGGCGAACACCAGCCGGCCGAGCATGAACAGCACGCAGACCAGGAGCATGAGGCCGTTGGCGACGACGCCGATCCGGTTCGCCCAGCCCGGGAAACCGATCACCGCGTCGCCGAGGGGGTCCAGGCGCTCTTCCCGTCCGCTGACGATCACGTACGCCGCTGCGGGCAGGTTGGCGAGGACTCCGATCAGCAGGACCAGGGTCGAGGTGAGGTCCCAGTCGCGGAAGACGCGGGCCCTGCGAAAGGCGATCGCCCAGGGAATCAGGGACAGCAGTGTCAAGATCCCGATGATCAGTACCGTGGTGGACTGCTGTTGCGTCATCGGGAGCCTCCCGGGTGCCTACCGGCTGCGGCCGGCCGGGGCGCGGACGCCGTCGGCTGCGGGCGCCGTCCGGGTCTCGGGCTCCGGAGCACGGTGCCGCTGTGGCGCATGGCTCGGGTGCGGGCCGGTGTGCCTGTCGGGCGGCGCGGCGGTGACGACGGCGCCGAGGGTGCGCGCGCCCACGGAGGCCAGGCTCTCCAGGGCACGGCGCACCTGGTCGTACTTGCTCCTGCCGAGGCGGACCACGAGGAGCGCCGCCTCCGTGTCGCCGGCGAGGATCGCCGCGTCGGCGAAGGGCAGCATCGGCGGGCTGTCCAGCACCACGAGATCCGCCTCCGCCTCGAGGGTGCGCAGCAGTTGTCTCAGGTAGCGGGAGGACAGCACAGCGGTCACGTCGGGCGGGGGAGTGCCGCTCGGCAGCACTCGCAGATGTCCGGCCTCCCAGGGCTGGAGGGCCTGGGAGAGTGCCGCTCCGCCGGTGACGACATCGGTCAGTCCGGGGCCCTCGCGCAGGCCGAGCGTTGCGGCAAGACGGGGCCGGCGCAGGTCTCCCTCGACGAGTACGACGCGTCGGCCCGTGCGTGCGACGTTGGCGGCCAGGCCGATGGCGGTGTCGGTCCTGCCCTCACCGTGCAGGGCGCTGCTGACGAGCAGTGAGCTCGGCATGCCGTCGCGCGGCAGGCAAAGGCGGGTCCGCAGCTGGCTGAGCGCTTCGTCGCGCCGGACGCCGCCGTGCCCGTGTCCGGTGCCCGCCCGGCGCCGGGCGGGCTTGGGGAGGGCACCCAGCGTCGGCACGTCCAGTCGGCGGCGGACGTCTCCTGCCGAGCGGACCGTGGTGTCGAGCGAGTTGCGCAGCACGGCGCCCGTGACGCCGACGATGATGCCGCCGAACAGACCGATCGCCACGTTCAGGGCGGGACGCGGGCTCGCCGGTGCCGTCGGCGGGTCGGGAGTGCCGAGAACGCTGGCCTTGACCAGCGCCGGCTCGTCGGCCGAGGCCTTCTCGATGCTGTCGATGTACCTCGTGAACTGGGCGGCGGTCTCGTCGGCGATCGCCTGCGCACGCGTGGCGGACCGGTCCTGGACCTTGATGTCGACCAGGGTCGTGTCGAGCGGGGCCTGGGCGCTGATCTTCTTCGCGAGTTGCTCGGGTGTCATGTTCAGATCGAGTCTGCCGATGACGCCGCCGAGTACCGCGGGGCTGTTCGCGATCTGTGTGTAGGACTTGACCCGCTGCTGGGTGAACAGGCCGCCCGCGTACGCGTTGGCGCTGTCGTTGTCGGTGGTGGCGATGAAGAGCTGCGCCTTCGCCGTGTAGGTGCGCGGCATCAGGGCGGTCACTGCGACCGCCGCGGCCAGTCCCAGCAGGACACACACCACGACGAACCGCCACCGTCGGCGCAGCACCTCGACGTATTCGCGGAGATCCATGGGAGCTCCTCTGCGATGTGGGGGGCGGGCTACTTGACCCTGTCGTACGATGAAGCCATATTCTGGTTTACGTCGTAAATGTACGGTATCAGCTTGCAGTGAGGGGTGTGAAGTCATGGACCCAGGTCCCGAGCAGTGCGCGATCACCCCCTACGGGCGGAGAGCCGGCAGCTCGCGGGTCCGTGTCTTCGAGTGGTTGGACCGCGTCGACACGGACTTCACCGTCAGCAGTTACGCGTCGTTCGCCGATGCCGCCCCGTCCCGACTGGCCCGGCACCCGGTGGCCGTGGCGCGGGCTGAACTGCGGCTGCGCCGGCTGGCGGCCGCGCGCCCGCGGCGTCTGCTGCTGCATCGGGAGGCGTCCCCGCTCAGCCGCGGGTGGTGGGAACGCAGGCTGCTCACCTGTGCGGACTTCGCCGTGTACGACTTCGACGACGCCTTGCAGTGGGACTGGGGTGCCGGTGGTGTGCTGCGCAGACTCGCGCCGAAGTCGGGCAAGGCACGAACGGCGGTTCGGTACGCCGACCGCGTCATCGCGGGCAACGAGGTCCTCGGCAACTGGGCCGCTGGGTGCCATCGCGACGTCGTGGTGATCCCCAGTTGCGTGGCGCCGGAGGACTACACGCCGAAAACCTTGTACGCGCTGCACGACCCGCCACGACTCGGCTGGATCGGCTCGCGGCACAACGAGGACTGTCTGCTGCTGGTCGCGGGTGCGCTCGAAGAGATCCACCGGCGCACCGGCGCCCGCCTGACGCTCATCGGCACCACGACACGCTCGCTGGGCCGCATCGAGACCTTCATCGACCGGGTCGACTGGAGCCCGCACTGCCAGCGCACCGCCCTGGCGGACGTGGACATCGGGCTCATGCCGCTGCCGTCGACCCCCTACAACCTGGGCAAGTGCGGCTACAAGCTGCTCCAGTACGGGGCCGTGGGGCTGCCCGCCGTAGCCACGCCGATCGGGGTGAACGCCGAGATCCTCGACCGGCTCGGGATGCCGCCAGCCCGCGACGAAAGCGAGTGGACCGACGCGATCCGGGGCTTCCTGGAGGCATCGGACGCCGCCCGGGAGCAGCTGGGGCGCGAAGCCCGGGCCGTCGTCGGCCGCCGGTACTCGTACGAAGCCTGGCTCCCCCGGTGGACCGCGGCACTGGAGCTCGGGGGCGTACGGTGATGACCGCGCGCGCCCGCCATCCCCTGTCCGCCGACGTCCGTGGCCGGCCCTGCCGCCGATGACTCCCGTGGCCCTGCCGTGGACGCGCCGCGCTCTGGACGTCGTCGTCGCCCTCGTCCTGCTCGTCGTGCTGACGCCCCTGATGCTCCTCCTGTCCGTGCTGATCCGCGCCACCAGCGGCAGGCCAGTGCTCTTCCGGCAGCAGCGGATCGGGGAGGGCGCGCGCGAGTTCACCCTCTACAAGTTCCGGACCATGCGCACCGGTGCGACCGGTTCCGCACTCACCAACGGCCGCGACTCACGCGTGACCGGCTCGGGACAGTTGCTCAGGCGGTTCCACCTGGACGAACTGCCGCAGCTGATCAACGTGTTGCGCGGTGACATGACGCTGGTGGGACCGCGCCCGGAGTCGGTCGACCTGGCTGTGCGTTTCCCGCCCCAGTACCAGTGGTTGTTCCGCCACCGGCCGGGGCTCACCGGACCGTGCCAGCTCCGTTCGCGCGCGCACGCCGCGCTGCTCGACGACAGGCCGGATCCGGAGGAGTACTACTTGGCCGTCTTGGTTCCGCTGCGTGCCGAGCTGGACTCGGAGCTCCTTTCCCGTAACTCCCTGACCACCGTGATGGGTTACATCGTCCGAACGCTGTGGTACGTGCTGTCCGGCCTCTGGGACAGGGGCGTCTCCGGCCCGTGCTCCGACCGGCCGGGCGATGCCGGTGCACGGCACACCGAGGAAGGCCGATCCTTATGCGCGCGGTCGTGACCGGGGCAGCCGGATTCATCGGTTCCCACCTGTGTGAACACCTGTTGTCGCGTGGCGACGAGGTGGTCGGCGTCGACGCCATGACGGACTTCTACGCCCCGGCGCGCAAGCGGGAGAACCTCGGCCCGCTGCTGGCCCGGGACGGATTCGCCTTCCGGCGGGCCGATCTCCTCCGGGCTCCCCTGGAGCCGGTCTTCGCCGATGCCGACGCCGTCTACCACCTCGCGGGCCAGCCCGGCGTCCGCGGATCCTGGGGCCCGGAGTTCGCCGTCTACGTGGAGCGCAACGTCCTGGCGACCCAGCGCGTGCTGGAGGCGGCCCGCGCCACCGGCCTGCGCCGCCTCGTCTACGCCTCCAGTTCGTCGGTGTACGGAGACGCCGAGGCGTACCCGACCAGGGAGACCGTGCGCCCCGCCCCCGTCTCCCCGTACGGCGTGACGAAGCTCGCCGCGGAGCACCTGTGCGAGGCCTATCGTGCCGCCTTCGGCCTCCCCGTCGCCTCGTTGCGGCTGTTCAGCGTCTACGGGCCGGGTCAGCGACCCGACATGGCGTTCTCGCGGCTGGTGGCGACCGCGATCAGTGAGCGTCCGTTCCTGCTCTACGGGGACGGGGAGCAGAGCCGCGACTTCACCTACGTCACCGATGTGGTGACCGCCATGCGCGAGGCGGCGCTGTCCTCGTGGAGCGGTGTCGCCAACGTGGGGGGCGGCTGCGAGGTGACGATGAACGACG encodes the following:
- a CDS encoding LCP family protein; this translates as MSPPSQWPHWAPRQKARPRHRLAKRLLVCLVVVVLAVVGLGAGGLWWATDHYGDRVTRIPDAFPDGPRPKSGEGTTFLLAGVDIRSEKPTTGNEAKDTRWTYGAQRSDTLMLVHLGPGERTAYTVSIPRDSWVPVPGHGSAKINAAFSWGGPPLLVQTVERLTGARVDHFAVIDWHGFRSLTDAVGGVPITVRENSYDSEQGRHFKAGTFTMNGEDALSYVRQRHGLPGGELDRIKRQQQFLRSLVGEIRGDVSVTSPLKTNRILEALTDTVSVDDRLSNGDLRGLVLGLRHLDSEDTRFTTAPIVRSDMIDGQYVLILDQRGLRTLCRQVAAGHPPGTGE
- a CDS encoding O-antigen ligase family protein gives rise to the protein MTQQQSTTVLIIGILTLLSLIPWAIAFRRARVFRDWDLTSTLVLLIGVLANLPAAAYVIVSGREERLDPLGDAVIGFPGWANRIGVVANGLMLLVCVLFMLGRLVFARARINAAPLIAAMIVLTMSASSGLHGQPLWTPRELTLLAALLAASVARPGRSALLGGAAVAMVYTVLGGIESLIEPSTVVRPCRSDNPCGDLGILYAGVFSNENIFSLLVVASIPFVWLALRGRVRVLLAGYLAFVAVATGSFLASVTAIAAVALLVLLRPRLADQPGVAPTAEPGPTPPAVAPAAEVGPGRRLLAGAVLTGAIAVGFAVPLRPGHFGDLGLRAAIWDLAREEWTRSPLLGYGGGAWSGKYPGGEIPAASSPSLHNQWIDVLYAGGIVGLLLFAVLLAYLLFRGGTRGFPVAACVLLPVLIASVLERPWSFGLSNSLTFALVVATLVPVQTRARAGVGTTGRRPAKPARSGTMSDV
- a CDS encoding glycosyltransferase family 4 protein, with protein sequence MDPGPEQCAITPYGRRAGSSRVRVFEWLDRVDTDFTVSSYASFADAAPSRLARHPVAVARAELRLRRLAAARPRRLLLHREASPLSRGWWERRLLTCADFAVYDFDDALQWDWGAGGVLRRLAPKSGKARTAVRYADRVIAGNEVLGNWAAGCHRDVVVIPSCVAPEDYTPKTLYALHDPPRLGWIGSRHNEDCLLLVAGALEEIHRRTGARLTLIGTTTRSLGRIETFIDRVDWSPHCQRTALADVDIGLMPLPSTPYNLGKCGYKLLQYGAVGLPAVATPIGVNAEILDRLGMPPARDESEWTDAIRGFLEASDAAREQLGREARAVVGRRYSYEAWLPRWTAALELGGVR
- a CDS encoding glycosyltransferase family 2 protein — translated: MSLLVDVVIVNWNAGEHLHSCLRSIARADQSVLRVGEVVVVDNASSDGSARDLPSTGLRLRVVRNPDNRGFAAACNQGAALCRSDFLLFLNPDTELYPDTLRIIGEFLRTPGAQRFGVFGARMVDAHGRPLISCSRFPSPRLCVGGMTGLDRLAPVLFPPRHLRPEEVARSRQVDQVIGAFFLVRRHLFTELNGFDEGYFLYMEEVDFALRARRLGRPSYHIAQARVFHAEAISSAQLGPWRHYLMLCSRTRYMLRHWPKRQAWLLIGLSLSVEPAARLLGAALRGQPVDVRGTLAVQRAFLRWLRQGRRPLPASLLPAPHVAEPRTARTA
- a CDS encoding NAD-dependent epimerase/dehydratase family protein — encoded protein: MTGAAGFIGSHLCEHLLSRGDEVVGVDAMTDFYAPARKRENLGPLLARDGFAFRRADLLRAPLEPVFADADAVYHLAGQPGVRGSWGPEFAVYVERNVLATQRVLEAARATGLRRLVYASSSSVYGDAEAYPTRETVRPAPVSPYGVTKLAAEHLCEAYRAAFGLPVASLRLFSVYGPGQRPDMAFSRLVATAISERPFLLYGDGEQSRDFTYVTDVVTAMREAALSSWSGVANVGGGCEVTMNDAIALLRLLGTPVRVVRVPRQPGDARRTAADITRAREAFGYRPATGLRDGLAAMVTAARTGRQVSAV
- a CDS encoding polysaccharide biosynthesis tyrosine autokinase, producing the protein MDLREYVEVLRRRWRFVVVCVLLGLAAAVAVTALMPRTYTAKAQLFIATTDNDSANAYAGGLFTQQRVKSYTQIANSPAVLGGVIGRLDLNMTPEQLAKKISAQAPLDTTLVDIKVQDRSATRAQAIADETAAQFTRYIDSIEKASADEPALVKASVLGTPDPPTAPASPRPALNVAIGLFGGIIVGVTGAVLRNSLDTTVRSAGDVRRRLDVPTLGALPKPARRRAGTGHGHGGVRRDEALSQLRTRLCLPRDGMPSSLLVSSALHGEGRTDTAIGLAANVARTGRRVVLVEGDLRRPRLAATLGLREGPGLTDVVTGGAALSQALQPWEAGHLRVLPSGTPPPDVTAVLSSRYLRQLLRTLEAEADLVVLDSPPMLPFADAAILAGDTEAALLVVRLGRSKYDQVRRALESLASVGARTLGAVVTAAPPDRHTGPHPSHAPQRHRAPEPETRTAPAADGVRAPAGRSR
- a CDS encoding polysaccharide biosynthesis C-terminal domain-containing protein codes for the protein MRLGEHVLRLTGRIAAPDGAGRGRPDDRDGTTSAPLARRLFSGMGFSALAQAAPLLTNLALTPYLIGRLGLDRFGVWSLILVFLATLAVLDGGVGASLARFHAYHAARGDRDGTGRLVVGSLTVFVGLGALVTGLGALLGPVVVSALDVPPQLSGEAEHLLLALGPLLTLALTANSAIALLQANARFAGLAAVSGGSCLVYAVAVVTLIGSGPDLPLLALLTAGRYLLTTVGGLWLGARHIRIRRPLMPRSAERREFVGYASRMQLSGFTVFLNGEVDAVVIAALLPVRYVGIFAVGYQAATALRSLPLYAFPPILTRMTHVYATHQLPGAVREFHALQFRWLPAVLTYGAVTTAAVGLAVEVWVGPELALSGAVAAVLLAGYAVQVACTGMRTCFVRAIGRPGLETRYSWFSTAVNLALTVPLTIAFGVVGVVLATSVGIMAGSLYFVVLCRRLADLREQHLPKRWLPATALAVITAVLGDLLVLQLGWHGALPLLLAGLPVPAGLALAWLLIGRELIHGPRVRAETTPA
- a CDS encoding sugar transferase, which codes for MTPVALPWTRRALDVVVALVLLVVLTPLMLLLSVLIRATSGRPVLFRQQRIGEGAREFTLYKFRTMRTGATGSALTNGRDSRVTGSGQLLRRFHLDELPQLINVLRGDMTLVGPRPESVDLAVRFPPQYQWLFRHRPGLTGPCQLRSRAHAALLDDRPDPEEYYLAVLVPLRAELDSELLSRNSLTTVMGYIVRTLWYVLSGLWDRGVSGPCSDRPGDAGARHTEEGRSLCARS